In bacterium, the following proteins share a genomic window:
- a CDS encoding deaminase, protein MKPLRYSINVTLDGCCDHRVMIADEELHRHAVDNLERADAMLFGRVTYEMMEAFWRPFVRTGAGPDWMVPFAQTIDRTRKYVVSGTLDRVDWNAEL, encoded by the coding sequence CCGCTCCGATACTCGATCAACGTCACACTCGACGGCTGCTGCGATCACCGGGTGATGATCGCGGACGAGGAGTTACATCGCCATGCCGTCGACAATCTGGAACGCGCCGACGCCATGCTCTTTGGCCGGGTGACCTACGAGATGATGGAAGCATTTTGGCGGCCGTTCGTGCGGACGGGAGCGGGGCCTGATTGGATGGTCCCCTTCGCCCAGACGATCGACAGAACAAGAAAGTACGTCGTGTCCGGCACCCTTGACCGAGTCGATTGGAACGCGGAGCTC